A window of the Etheostoma cragini isolate CJK2018 unplaced genomic scaffold, CSU_Ecrag_1.0 ScbMSFa_93, whole genome shotgun sequence genome harbors these coding sequences:
- the LOC117941544 gene encoding mas-related G-protein coupled receptor member A4-like has product MDVISTTGNDSIFNTTPFQDFTTPTLPNTTPTVTLAGAIPPSGIPPFESPNNADSHEPPNILLGSSDYSNSAFSSNYTNSNLSSNYSNSIITIFDDTKAGFIPDVVTYFIISIGLPLTLVAIYALYSVVRSDHVVPIYVINLLVSDLIQLCCMICDVVHPYLPMEKIVYVSVYNYSLMTSVGFMVCIALERYLLIVFPLWYHCRRTIRSTVVICVVAWVLPSLYPFFTLFLRNNFTVPQIIAFVFLLLPLPLLMFYCCASLKALSASVSILPEEKRRIAGTLVLVLLIYMLLFLPNVILILVDICTKKRSLTNTLLYMSSPFLKLNPLLDLVLYIFMKKGVLDKILASTRCYRVEDRDLRNLENNGVN; this is encoded by the exons ATGGATGTTATCAGCACTACAGGGAATGACAGCATCTTCAACACCACCCCTTTTCAGGACTTCACCACCCCCACCCTTCCAAATACAACTCCAACAGTCACATTAGCGGGCGCCATTCCACCTTCAGGGATCCCACCCTTTGAATCCCCCAACAACGCAGATTCCCATGAACCCCCCAACATCCTCCTTGGCTCCAGTGATTACAGCAACAGCGCCTTCTCCAGTAATTACACCAACAGCAACTTATCCAGTAATTACAGCAACAGCATCATCACCATCTTCGATGACACCAAAGCTGGATTCATCCCAGATGTGGTGACGTACTTCATCATTTCCATCGGCCTTCCTCTGACCCTCGTCGCCATCTACGCTCTCTACTCTGTG GTACGCAGTGACCACGTTGTTCCCATCTACGTCATCAACCTTCTGGTCTCTGACCTCATCCAGCTCTGCTGCATGATCTGTGATGTGGTCCATCCTTACCTCCCCATGGAAAAAATTGTCTACGTTAGTGTTTACAACTACAGTCTGATGACCAGTGTGGGCTTCATGGTGTGCATCGCCCTGGAAAG GTACCTGCTGATCGTCTTCCCCCTGTGGTACCACTGCAGACGAACCATCCGGTCCACCGTGGTGATCTGTGTTGTGGCCTGGGTCCTTCCTTCTCTCTaccctttttttactttatttttgcgTAATAATTTCACTGTCCCCCAAATCATCGCCTTTGTCTTCCTGCTCCTTCCCCTCCCACTGCTCATGTTCTACTGCTGTGCGTCTCTCAAAGCCCTGTCTGCCTCCGTCTCCATCCTGCCTGAAGAAAAACGGCGAATTGCAGGAACTTTGGTCCTGGTGCTGCTAATTTACATGCTGCTGTTCCTGCCCAATGTTATTTTGATACTGGTAGatatatgcacaaaaaaacgATCACTAACCAATACTCTCTTGTACATGTCTTCGCCGTTTCTTAAGCTGAATCCTCTTTTAGACCTGGTTCTGTATATCTTCATGAAGAAAGGGGTCCTAGACAAGATCTTGGCCTCTACGCGTTGCTACAGAGTGGAAGACAGAGATCTCAGGAATCTGGAAAACAACGGTGTGAACTAG
- the LOC117941545 gene encoding mas-related G-protein coupled receptor member A4-like, producing MDVNNTSHNNTSYNNTSYNNTSYNNTSYNNSSYSSSSSSFLEVAEDQYGEAPGDLLFWGDYSSLLPASSNIAAPPSDSIALSSVPSGSDHLPNGSISFLHSVPSDNVTVGLLGYLDYTEAGLIDNVATCIIICFGLPLIFIAIYSLYSVVRSDHIAPIYVINLLTSDLIQLCCMICEVARPQSRMIFIINKCIYNYSLMTSVVFMVCIALERYLLIVFPLWYHCRRTIRSTVVICAVAWVLPSLYLFTLFFGGNFNVPQMIAVVFLLLPLPLLLFFCCASLKALSASVSILPDEKQRIVGTLVVVLLTYMLLFLPNVILIMVARSTNDQSLVTTLVYVSSVFLKLNPLADLVLYIFTKKGFLDKILAVRCCRVEDKELSSLETTMTV from the exons ATGGACGTCAACAACACGTCACACAACAACACGTCATACAACAACACGTCATACAACAACACGTCATACAACAACACGTCATACAACAACTCTtcatacagcagcagcagcagcagcttcctaGAAGTAGCAGAAGACCAATATGGAGAAGCACCTGGAGATCTCTTGTTCTGGGGTGACTACAGCAGCTTACTCCCAGCATCCTCTAACATCGCCGCCCCCCCATCAGACTCCATTGCATTAAGCAGCGTCCCCTCCGGCTCCGATCATCTCCCTAACGGCTCCATTAGCTTTCTTCATAGCGTCCCATCCGATAATGTAACTGTCGGCCTCCTCGGGTACCTCGATTACACAGAGGCTGGACTCATCGACAACGTGGCAACCTGCATCATCATCTGCTTCGGCCTTCCTCTCATCTTCATCGCCATCTACTCCCTCTACTCTGTG GTACGCAGTGACCACATTGCTCCCATCTACGTCATCAACcttctgacctctgacctcatcCAGCTCTGCTGCATGATCTGTGAAGTCGCCCGTCCTCAGAGCCGGATGATATTCATcatcaacaaatgtatttacaacTACAGTCTGATGACCagtgttgtcttcatggtgtGCATCGCCCTGGAAAG GTACCTGCTGATCGTCTTCCCCCTGTGGTACCACTGCAGACGAACCATCCGGTCCACCGTGGTGATCTGTGCCGTGGCCTGGGTCCTTCCTTCTCTCTaccttttcactttattttttggtgGAAATTTCAATGTCCCCCAAATGATCGCTGTTGTCTTCCTGCTCCTTCCCCTCCCACTGCTCTTGTTCTTCTGCTGTGCGTCTCTCAAAGCCCTGTCTGCCTCCGTCTCCATCCTGCCTGACGAAAAACAACGAATTGTAGGAACTTTGGTCGTGGTGCTGCTAACTTACATGCTGCTGTTCCTGCCCAATGTTATTTTGATAATGGTAGCGAGATCCACAAATGACCAATCGCTTGTTACAACTCTCGTCTACGTGTCTTCGGTGTTTCTTAAGCTGAATCCTCTCGCAGACCTGGTTCTGTATATCTTCACAAAGAAAGGGTTCCTAGACAAGATCTTGGCTGTGCGTTGCTGCAGAGTGGAAGACAAAGAACTCAGCAGTCTGGAAACAACAATGACAGTGTAA